Genomic window (Moraxella haemolytica):
TAGATTGTTATGATCCATCGCAAAAATTATATCAAAATCGTAAAAATCATGTTGCTGAACCTGTCTGGCTCTTAGAGTGGATAGGTCATAACCTTGTTGGTTGCCCGTAGTGATGGCTCGTTCATCAGGCGGGCTGCCGATATGATAACTGGCAACGCCTGCTGAATCAAAGCGTATATCAAGCCCTTGTTTTTTGGCGTGCTTAGCCATGACGGCTTCAGCAGTAGGACTGCGACAGATATTACCAAGACAGACAAATAAAATAGATGTTGGATACATAGATATTTTTGCTCAAAAAACCTGCAAAGCAGTATCTAAATTAAGTAGTGGATAATAAAAGTGGCACAA
Coding sequences:
- a CDS encoding low molecular weight protein-tyrosine-phosphatase encodes the protein MYPTSILFVCLGNICRSPTAEAVMAKHAKKQGLDIRFDSAGVASYHIGSPPDERAITTGNQQGYDLSTLRARQVQQHDFYDFDIIFAMDHNNLKDLQKIMPSDATAQVTMFDDVAVADPYYGDMSDFKSMFKHIEQVSHRWLDRWQQEVNHDRNNA